The genomic region ACGATGTCGCGCTATTTTGACATCGGCAAGTTCCGTAACGTGAGTCTCTCGCTGTCGGCTTACCGCAACCAGTATAACGGTACGAACGATGACGGCGCTTACCTGTCGCTGTCCATGCCGTGGGGAGACCGTTCGACCGTCAGCTACAACATGACGGCCAGCCGCAAAGATGTCAGCCACCGTGTAGGCTACAGCAACCGCATTGATGAGCATAACAATTATCAGCTCAGTGCGGGTGCGGCACGGAGCGGCGTAAACGCGAGTGCCTATTATAATCATGAAGGTGATGTTACGCGTACCAGCGCCAATGCCAGCTATCAGGAAGGCACTTACAGCGCCATTGGTATGACCGCTCAGGGCGGAATGACCCTAACCGCAAACGGCGGCGCAATGCATCGTGCGGGAACGATGGGAGGTACGCGTATGCTGATTGACACCAGTGGCGTGGCCGGCGTACCGGTACGGGGTTACGGCAGCACCAGCAATACCAATGCCTGGGGAAAAGCGGTGATCGGGGACGTGAACAGCTATTACCGCAATAAGGCCAGCATCGACCTGAATAAACTCGGTGATAACGCGGAAGCCACCAAATCGGTGGTGCAGGCAACGCTGACCGAAGGGGCAATTGGTTACCGGAAGTTTGATGTGATTGCCGGACAGAAGGCGATGGCGATTATCAAGCTGGCAGACGGCAGCGAACCGCCGTTCGGTGCCACGGTGCTGAATGCCCGTAAGCAGGAGACCGGTATTGTTAACGACGGCGGCAGCGTGTACCTGAGCGGCATTAAAGCGGGTGAGAGTATGGTGGTGAAATGGAACGGCAGCGCCCAGTGTGAGCTGACACTGCCGGCTCCGCTGCCTGCAGACATGCTGATGAATACTCTGCTGCTGCCCTGTCATCCGTTGAGCGCACAGAACCAATAAGACGAGAGACTTCATGAAACAACCAATGCGATTTTCGGATGCTGTCCGGACCTGTTCACTGGCGCTGGCAGCGACAGGCATTGTTCTGGCGGCTGCGCTGATGGTGTCGCAAGCTCAGGCCTCCGTGCCCCTGGCCGACAACGGCGTGACGCTGGTGAGCCTGAGCGTCAGTAATCCGCAGCCGTATCTGGCACATGACTGGGATAGCGAGGCAGGAAATAAAAACGGGCGTTCGTCAGCTGTTTTCCCCTTTGCGCCCGATAAGTCGGGGCAGATGAAGGAACTAGCTCCTGCAACGATGCCACCGAACAGTGAAACTGTCTACAGTGAACCATTGAGTTGTCATCCGGGCTGCAAACGAGCCTGAACATTTTAGAATATGGAAAAGAGAGACGTAACCATGAAACAACAGATGAGCAGCATGGGTGCATTACGGGCATCTTCTCTGAAGATGGCGGCGATAAGCATGACCCTTCTGGGCGCGCTGGTTGCGCAACAGGCACACGCAGCGATTGCGCTGGACCGTACCCGGGTCATCTTTGACGGCAGCGAAAAATCAATCAGCCTGAACGTCAGCAATCAGAATAAACAGCTGCCGTATCTGGCGCAGGGCTGGATTGAGGATGAGCAGGGCAAAAAAATCCAGAGCCCGCTCACCGTGTTACCGCCGGTACAGCGTATTGAGCCGGGCAAGCCAAGTCAGGTGAAGATCCAGGCTCTGCCCGCGGCGAAGTTGTTGCCACAGGATCGTGAGTCGATTTACTACTTTAATTTGCGTGAAATTCCGCCGAAGAGCACGAAACCTAACACGCTGCAGATTGCGCTGCAGACGCGCATTAAGCTGTTCTATCGTCCGCCGGCAATCGCAATTGAAAAGAACGCTACGCCGCCGCAGGAACAGCTGACGCTGAGCAAGCAGGATAACGGGTATCTGGTGAAGAACCCGACGCCGTATTACGTCACCATTGTCAATGCCGGCAGCAAAAAGGGTCACGACGGGGCGAAAGAGTTTAAACCGATGATGATACCGCCGAAGGGGACAATGCCGCTGACGGCAAGTGCAGCCAGCGTAGGCGGAAGCCCGGTGCTGACCTATGTTAACGACTACGGCGGCCGGCCTCAGCTGAGCTTCAGCTGTTCAGGATCGACCTGCACCGTGGTGCCGGAAAAGAAAGCACAGTAAACAGCCGCGTGCCGCTGTTTTCAGATGAATACAGCGGCACTGGCGGGCAGCCCGTTTACTCTTATGCAATAGCGTGGTGGAAATAAATGACAGGGAATACAAACAAATCCCAGGAACGGGTGACGGCCATGAAGGGAATCATGCGTTATCGCAGGGCCGCCTTTTTGCTGTGCGGGATGCTGGGAGCCCTGCCGCAGATAGCGACGGGTGCCGGTCACAGCGCCTCCGTTACCGTGAAGGTGACGGTTGTGGCGCCGCCGCCGTGCATCATTAATGACGACCGGGCGATAGAAGTGGATTTTGGTGACGTGATCACCACCCGGGTGGACGGCGCTCACTACCGGATGCCGGTAAATTATACCCTGTCCTGCACCGGAGATACCGCCAATGCGATGAAGCTTCAGGTGCAGGGCAATAGTGCCACTTTTGACGGGACGGTGCTGCTGACAAATAAAGAAGGGTTAGGCATTGAGCTGCAGCAGGGCAGCAGCAAGCTGCCGGTCAACAGCTGGCTGAACTTCAGCTATCCGGACAAACCGGAACTGTGGGCCATCCCGGTTAAGCAGGCCGGGGCCACCCTGACCGGGGGCGAGTTCACGGCGGGCGCCACAATGAAAGTGGCCTATCAGTAACAGGAGCGGAATATGATGATAACGAAGAACGTCCTGCTGCTGTGCACCCTGATGGGGTTTGCCGCCATGGCGCAGGCGAAGGACGGCGAGGCCGATATGACCTTTCGCGGCACGCTGATTGAGCCGCCGCCGTGCACCATCAACGACGGCAATCAGGTCGACGTGGATTTTGGTGAACGGGTAGGGATTAATAAGGTGAACGGGGTGAACTACCGTCAGCCGCTGAACTACCAGATTGTCTGTGAAAAAAGCGCTGCCAGTTCCCTGGCGCTCACCTTAAGCCTGAGCGGGGCGCAGACCGGGTTCGATAACGAGGCCCTGCTGAGCAGCAAAGAGAACCTGGGGATCCGGGTGTACCAGAACGACCAGCCGTTCACGCCGGGCAGTTCGCTGGCCATTGACCTGTCCAGCCCGCCGAGGCTGGAGGCGGTGCCGGTTAAAAACGCGGGAAGTACGCTGACCGAGGGCGCTTTTGAAGCCTGGGCCACGCTGCGCGCCGATTATCAGTAAGGAAGCAGATATGCCATACAAACCGGTTAAGTTGTTCGCACAGGTCTCTGCTCTGCTGCTGGCGCAGGCGTTTTTCACCCTGCCGGCCACGGCGGCGGCGGGCGATAACGTGCGTTTTCACGGCGCTCTGGTGGCGGAGCCCTGCGTTATCCCGCCGGGCGAGGAAGAGATAGCGCTGGATTTTGGCACTATCATTGATAAGTACCTGTATCTGAACACGCGGACCATCGGGCAGCCGTTCACCCTCCATCTGACCGACTGTGACCAGAGCCTGGGCCAGACGGTGAAGGTGAGTTTTTCAGGCACGGAGAGTACGGCACTGCCGGGGCTGCTGGCAATTGACGGCAGCGGCGGCGCCAGCGGGATCGCCATCGGGCTGGAAACGCAGCAGGCCGTGCCGCTGCCGCTGAATAAGGCGAGCGGTACCTATCCCCTGCGGTCGGGCGATAACCTGATCGGGCTGAAAGCCTTTGTACAGGGCGAACCCGCAGCGATAGCGAACCAGACGATTGGCCTTGGCGCGTTCAGCGCGGTGGCGACGTTCAGCCTGGAGTATGAGTAAGGTGATTAAGGGCTGCATGGATGTGGCTGGCAAAGGGGGACGCCTGACAATCCTGTGTGAATACAAGTATCGAATATGGAGTGCACTTTATGAATTTAGACATTATTAGAAAATCAAAACCATACGCATTGGCACTATCCGCTGTCCTGAGCCTGCAACTGATGAATACCGGTGTCGCCTACGCATTGGAATGGCCTATGCTTCAGGACTTTTATATCACCTCTTGGGACAATCCACACGAGGGAGTCAAATACGGGACCTCTGGGAGCGTGATGACAAGCGCTCCAGACCGACCTGAGCCGGGGCCGTCCACTGCACATACCATTAATGTCATTCCCTGGGGGGTGCATTGCTCTTCCGGCGATACGGCCGCGACCTTTTCGGGCTGCTCGTGGTCATATCCAGGATATGGGCACTCGCCGACGCTACTGGGCAAATGCCAGACCATCAGCCCGACGAGTTGGGTCCTGACTTCTGACTCCACTTGCACAGTGGCAAACACCACTAGCGCTGGATATTATGTCCACGTTGGTGCGGGGCCTGGCGCTGAATGCACTGTGTTTGGCAAGGCGCCCGTTAGTGGCAATTCGTGGCAGGGCAGCATTGGCACGCCTTGGGGCGATTTAACCGCGCTTCAGGTAGCCCAATCAGGGAATACATACTGCGTCAAAGCTTTGCCCATCAACGTAGTGTGTGACGTTGTCATACCGGGGGGCGGCATAATCGACCATGGGATCATATCAACGAATGCGCTGTCATCCCGAACCGTTCCGGGTACCCTTAATTGTGGGGATGCTCCCTCCGTAACTATTTTGGGTAACGCCGTAATGGACATGGCAGGTGGAGTGACATCAACTCTGTCGGTAAGCGATGTTACGGCCACCGGGTTTACTCTCAACTCAATGGTACGTGCCGTGAACGCGACTCCGGGTGAACACCAGGCATCCGCCATTCTTGTCGTCTCACCGCAGTAAAGCCGTCGACCATCCTAACTCCGGGCCAAATCGATGCATCCCGGCTGTGGTCGGATGGTCCCTGGGAGGGGGATACCCCCCCTTTCACACTACTTGAACAGTGTACGTAAGCATCACACTTCTGGCTTTCCTGCCCACCAGTCGTTCATCTGCCGGGCTGCCGCGGATCTCTGATTCGATAGCATACAGCGCACCAAAAGATACAGGTCAACACATCGGTGAAGCTCCATTAACACTGATGGAACCCACCGAATAACAATTTGAGTCAAAAGTGATCTGCATAAATGTTATGCAGCACTCCCGCTGGATGTTATTGGGCGATCTCTATTCTTTTCCCAAGACATCATGACTGCTTTCGGGCAGCAGTTTTTGGTAATACTGACGTGATCGCGCATTGCTTGGCTGAGTCGTTCGCCAAACTGCACCTTTGCTTCGCTGGCCGTGAAACTGTTCATGGTTACTCCGCTTTAATCAAATTGATCCATTTGTACCTTACGGGCAATTTATCTCTATAACACGTTGCTTACCCGTCCTGCTGGAGCATTTTCCTTACGCGCTGACGTGATCAAGCATAGGTCTCTCTCTGTAAGACGTTAGCCGGTTTGCTGAAGAGTCGGCCGGAGTCGGTGCGTCTGGTCAAGGTGATGCTGAAGAATAGTAATAGGGGATTTTTATCAATGGGGGAATTTTAAACGCATCCGTTACTTTTCAAGTGTTGACCCTCGCCAAATACCCGGGCAGTGAATTAGTTATATTACCTGTGGTTCTCTATCAGAAAGGAGGGATGCTGACAGCATCCCTCCTTTCTGGATCTACGGTTTATCCAGGTTTAAAAGTCGACCTTAACACCTCCTGCAATGTTCCAGTCGCTCACGCCTTCACGCTGCAGGCGCTGCTGATACCGGGCCTGAGTATGAAGTGAGACGTTATCCGATACGCGCAGGCTGACGCCGCTTTTCAGCTGCAGGCTGTCGCCTCCCTTTCCGGAGCGGAAGAGCGCCTCGTCACCGCCACCGCTGATCTGCGTCACCGCTGCTTTGCCAGGGGCAAGCCTGATGCGCGCTTCATGGTTAAGTGTCAGTCCCGGCAGGGCCTGCCAGTTATGCTGAAGCGCAGCACTGTAGGCCGGCGCGTTATGCATCCGGTAGCGGACGCGGGCGTTATCCACATCGGTAAAGCTGTTGATGCGCAGATGCTGATAATCAATGCCAGCCAGAGGCGTTATCCGGTGCGTTCCAAAATCCCAGGCTTTTCCCCCTTCCATCCCCACATGCCAGATGGCCGCCTGCGGATCGGCCGTTTTGCCCCGCAGATCCGTGACCACGTTGCCGTTGAAGCGGGTATATCCTGTTGTGATGTCCAGCACCATACCGTTGTCATGCTGCCAGCTTAGCTGGCTGACGATACCGCGGGTCTTAAACCCGGCATGGCTTTCACCCTCTACGGAGCGCGGTGACAAAGAAAGATTTCCTTTGTGAATGCCGGTGCTCAGGGCAAAGCGGCTGGATTTTTCACTGTCAGACTGCCAGCGGGCTCCCATAAACCAGCCCTGATATTGACTTTTAAAATCATAGCCGTAATTAGAAAACTCACCGGAAGAGTGGTAATCATCCCGGCCGCTGTAACCATTGATAAAGAAGTACGAGCGGCTTTCCTGCGCGGTATCTGTCAGAAGCGTCGCCATGTTCCGGTCAAAGTTCAGTGCCATCGCCGGCAGGGAGATATAGGCCGGCACCTGAGGAATAACGGCCTTATGGATGGGTTTCGGCGCGGGCTCCGGTGAGGGAGTAGGTTCCGGCTGAGGCGTGGGCTCCGGTGAGGGAGCAGGTTCCGGAGCCGGAGTCAGGTCAACCGGCGTGCTGATACCATCAGCGTCCAGCATGATGTTCTGCAGGCGGTAATCCCAGTACCGATCGCCCTCACCTTTCACCAGGCGTTCATCCGTAGAGGCATGGCCCGGTGCAAACGCGTAAAGCCCGTAGGCCCATGCTCCACGGGCAACGTAGCGGCCGGCCAGGCGCACGCTGTCCGCGCGGGACTTGCCGCCGACCTGCACCAGTGACACACCTTCCCGATTATCCGCCGCGCCGTTCTTATTGGTATCGCTGTCCTGCCAGATTTGAACGGCATTGACCGAGAGTTCCAGCGGTTTACCCTCCGGCGTATTCAGGTCGCCATCAATAAGCAGGCGATCGGTCGCATTTTTCGCAAAGCCCGAGTTTATCCGCAGGCTGACCGGCTCTGAAGCGTTCAGCGTTCCAACGCGCAGCGCAGACCAGAGACCGGACTCAACGCTGACCGCACCCGGCGCTATTGCGGCGGTATCGTTCAGGTTCAGGTTGCTGATATAACCGTCGCCAGACAGCAGGGTGCTTTTGCCCATGTTCACGGGGGCGGTGATGTTGCCCGTGACCTGCAGTTGCCCCTCGCTAACCTCAATTCCCTGTTCGTTTGATACGTTTCCACTGACGGTCAGCATGCCATCGCCGGTTTTGACGACCTTTCCCGCACCGCTGACGTCAGCCGATAGCAGCGAAGCCGTCGCACCCATGATACTGGTGCGATCGGTAATATCAGCCCTCAGAAAACTGTCGGCTTCTTTTAATACCAGCTTTCCGGCGAGGGTCGCGCGATCCCATAAGTTCAGAACGGCATTTTTACCCATCAGGATATCGCCCGTCAGGGTGGCGTGTTCCTTCACCGTCAGTGCTGCATTATCGGCGACATTCACCGATGAAATGCGGTAATTCTTTTCCAGCCAGTCGTCACTGAAATAAACGTCACCCGCGTGTCTGACCTGTTCGCCCGCCAGCGCAAGTGTTCCCTGAGTGAAGTCCAGCCTGTCAGTCCAGACTCCCCCCGCAACGTCCAGCCTTCGCCCGTGGTTGTTAAAGGGGCGTACTGTATAGCGAGAGAGCTTTTGTGATTTTCCTCTCCCTGAGTCCCGAGAAAGATCTATTTCTCGCTGGTCAGAGAGATTGTTGCCGCCTGCGTACTGCGGTTAACAATTTTTGCTCCATTATCGTTGTGTTTGATCTCACTGAAGCTTATATCATGGCCATTAATATCCAGAATGCCGCCACGATAGCCAAACTGGATCGCCTGGGGATCGATCTCAGTACGCTTAAAACCATTGGGGCCAGAGATTTTCTCACTAGTGAAGTCCTTTACATAATAAGCTGATTACTTTCAACTGAGCTAATACTACTGGCTCTTTTATTTTTGCGCTATAATGTTTTTATTCATGCAAGAACTCTCCTCAAAAATGTATTTATGACTTTTCGGGTATATCCTTATGCTGAATTTAACATTCCTGAATCATATCCGGATGGGGATGAAGAAATAATATGAATGCTTTTATTATATGCCAGTGTTTCTGACGGTTCCTGCTGCAGGAATATTATTTTGGACAGCCAGTGGCGTGGATGAAGGAGTATCAATGCTGACACATTCATTCCTGCTCGTACCTTAAAATATTATCATGAAGCTCATTAAAATTACGGAAGCCGTATTTTTTTATAATATTATATTTATGCGTATAAATGACTTTCTTACTGCAGCCTAATGCGCTGGCTATCTTCGGGATGCTATCCCCGTTCAAAATAAATAGCATAATCTCATTCTCGGTGCGGGTTAACTTAACATCATATTTCGCACTGAGCCCCATGTATTTATTAATGTCTTCTTGAAGTTGGGTTTCTTTATTTAACTGGCGCTGCTGTTCATTTTCGATATTATCTGAAAATTTCACCGTATCCTGACGGGCGATACGTTCTTCAGTATAAACCATTGAGCTTTGCTTACTGCCAAGATATGCCTCATCTACAGACACCAGTTCATTCATAAGTACACTGGCTAAGTGGTTTTGGTTTTTAGGCTGGTCCAGGCCTAGGTGCAGATATTTATCTTTTGAAATAAGAATGAGATCGGTATGAGTCATGGTAGTCCTCTTCTCCAGTGTCAGTCTTAAAGACGGAGTGTTGAACTGTGTAAAGCGTTAGCCGTGAAATCCCTGGTGCCGGGCTGGCTGCATTGCTGTACCGTTCAACAGCTACATATTCTACATAAGCAACGGAAAACAGAAATATCGACTGGTTTAAATGAATTTATATGAATTTTTGTTTTGATAAGTGAAGTTTTTATGGATTTTAATGTTTATGCGATCTTGTGAGGGAAGGATAGTTAAACAGATAGTCTTTCCCTGAGAACCGGGCAGGTTCGCAGGGAGTGAACAGGTATGAGGAATGGTGTTGCGGGCGGGTTAACAGGGCTATTTAATGGCGCAGGCGATCACCGGAATGCCGTCACGATTGATCGTCATAATGTTTCTTTCGAGCTTTCTGAAACGCAGGAAGGTCTTTTTTTCGTCAGGCTGGACCATAAATTTCAGTTCGGGAGGCAGGGTATCATCGTCGCCAATGCTCATTTCATGCCAGTACAGGGCATAAACAGAGGAGCCTTTGTCATGAGAGTAATTAAAGTTGCTCATTCTTCTGACCCTGTACTGCGCGCCGTTATGGGTGACAGTACCATCATAATCCACGGCGCCCTCATTTCCTTTTCGCAGCAGAAAGTAGATGCTCGCATCAATTACCGCTTCCGAGTTATCCGGTAAAAAAGCATTCTTGTTTAGCGTTCCTGAGCAGATGAGCTCTTCAGAAGGTATGGGCGTGGGATTATCCCACTGATAGAAAGCATATACACCAGCCATCGCCAGGGTAATCAGCGCATATCCTGTCTTATATATCTTCACCATATCAGAACTTCCGTTTTTGAAGGAAATAGTTAGAGCAGTCAATGGCCATGTTATTTTTTTTATTGATTAAACAGATGATATTCAGCTGCGCAGTGCTGCTGTAGGAGTTGTGGGTATTCTCTGTTGAGTACACGAAGAAATCAGCCTTTCTGTTCCTGCAGTCAATGTTGTATTTCTCAGCCAGCAGGCTGATTGTTTTTTCCATCGAGCTGTCAGAGTAATGCTCATCCGGTTCATTAAAGCGAAATAAACTGCACTGCTGTAACGCACCCAGCTTATAATAATACTGGCGGCCACTTTTATCTTCGGCAGCATGCTGAAGTTTGGTAAAATGAACGGCAATGAGCAAGGCCGCGATGAGCAGCGTCCAGAAAAGATAAAAATTTTTATACAGCAGGGGGATATTGCGAAAATTGCGCCGCGTCGATTCCGCCGGCTGAGCAGTTCCCTGATGAGTGGTAAATAATTCAGGCTCAGGCACGGCCTCCCCATCCGGTGAAGAAACGGGCCCGCTATCCGGGTCATCAAGTATGATGACATCCACTTCCAGAACAAGCCCGACTTTTGGCTGAGTCCGGATGATGTGCAAATCGACATCCAGCATTTCAACTGTTTTTCTGATTAAGCTGAGCGAGTTATATAAATTACTGCCCGACGCCCGCAGGCCATTTTCCGTCCACGCGCGATCCATCAGGTCACCTCGGCCCAGTAAGGCATGAGGATTTTCACAAAACACTTTTAAGAGCAGAACTGCAGCATAAGGAAGCCTGGCATTTTTCTCACTGGCTATACCTGTCAGCGTTCCCGCTATGTCATCAAAAATAAGCGCATTTCCCAGCACGTAACGCATAATTCACCTTAATTAAAAAACGTCACCTGCGCTTTTTATATTGCTCACCGAATAGACTCAACAGGGCTTCAGGGCTTACCCTTGAATCCCTGCTGAGTCATAAAAATTTCAATACCCTTAACAGCCTAATACAAAACAACTGGTTACGTCATTACGACATGTAAAATAAGTGTAAATAGTTGAACTGCAGGATCGCGCCGCAAAGCCAGCGCTCTCCGGAGCAGCAGGGCTTTTTTCGCACACCTTCCGGCCGCCCGTACTTTTCTGCCTTTTCTTTACTGTTTTCGCCGTTTTCCCACCGTGACCAGACATCTCCGGAGTACGCCTGGCTTTACCCCTTTTATACCAAATACGACGATCGCCCCCTCAGGCCGCGCCGCGCAAGGGTTCATGGCATTTGGGGATGAAAAAGGATCCTTTACCGCCTTTGGATTACCCGCCATACTGCGGGTAAAACCAAATTTCGGATCCTTCCGGCGCGATTTATTGCGCTGGCACCAGACGTCCGGCTGCGGGAAAATGACCGCATAAACTCACAGATCGCGCTACGTGAAAACTTTATGATAATGAGTCCCATACCCCTGCAGAATTCACCAGAACGCACCAGTACGCTAAGCATTGCGCCGGGCGTCGATTTTGCGACGGCCATTGCCCTCAGACGAATGGCGACGTCAAACGACGTGACCCCCTTCTACCTGCTGGCGCCGGAGGTTAGCGCGCTGCTCCACTACATGCCCGACCGGAAACACCACTTTCTGTTCAGCACCCTGTGGAACACCGGTGCACGCATCGGGGAAGCCTGCAGCCTTCAGCCGGAGTCGTTCGTGCTGGATGGCCCGCGACCGTTTGTGCGTATCCTGTCGGAGAAGGTCCGCAGCCGGCGCGGCCGGCCGCCAAAGGATGCCGTGCGCCTGGTCCCGCTCACCGACCGGAGCTATGTGCACCAGGTTCTGAGCTGGATGGCCACCGAACGTCCGAAGCGCCGCGAGCCGCTGTGGTCGGCGACCGATGAAACCATGCGTAACTGGCTCAGAGCGGCGGTCAGCCGGGCAGCCGCCGATGGCGTACACTTCTCCGTCCCGGTGACGCCGCACACGTTCCGCCATTCGTACATCATGCACATGCTTTACCACCGGCAGCCGCTGAAGGTGATCCAGTCACTCGTTGGCCACAAGGATGCGCGCTCGATTGAGGTCTATACCCGGGTGTTTGCACTTGAGCTCGCCGGATCGCTGGCGGTAACGTTCACCGGGGATGGGCCTGATGCGGCGGCGGTGCTGCGCTCCCTGCCCCCCGCACCGTAGATCTCCGGCTCACGAGAAGAAATGCCGCAGGCGGTTTACAACTGAACGGTAGCACCGGCGCAACGTGGCGGGTTCAGCGGGCCGCGTCAGCTGATGGCATTCCTGTGCCAGGCTGTCGGACAGTGTATTTCTTAACGAATCGATTTCACGCAGGGACAGACGAAGCTGCAGTGCGAACGCCAGGGCCTCCTCTTCCGATCTGTCCACGCTCCGCATATCTCTGACCGGCTCTCCCGGCATGGTAACCATAAAAAACTGATTGATATCTTTCAGCGCCTTACCCACCGTTCCCGTCCAGAGATGAAGGTCGTCTGAGCGGTGAAAGGCCAGTTTCTGTCGGCACTGACTCAACCTGTCAGCGTCCAGCTTCCACGAGCTTCCTTCAAGCCTCACAGCCAGTTCATTTAGCTCACCGACAGGGACAACGCCTTTTCTGGAACTGTTCAGCGTGCGGACTATGGTGAACTCTGAATCCAGCATACTGGCGAGCATACCTGCATGATTAATAAGCCCCGTCAGGCATTCTTCGCACTCTGCCGCCAGCTGCTCAATACGGCCTGCCCGTAGTTCAATGGATTTCTTTATAACTTCATTGCGCAGCGTGTAGCGTGCACCCAGCCATACGCCTGCGAGCGTAACCAGAGGCGTTATGATGATCGTCGGTTCCATTGCCCGTGTTTCCTGTTGATGTGATGACCGGTGTCGTTTCTCTTCTCTTTCATCCGGGGACTGTCCTGACAACAACCGGTTTGATTGATGTGTGACAGACTGCCTTCAACGATGCTCAACCACAGGTATCGGCGAGTTAAGGACTGTGACAATCTGCCCTCATTATCTATATAGAGGTATCAATCCCAGTGCAGATAATGTAAACGTGACAAATCACCCTCAGTATTGAGTGACACTGTCACTCTTTATTGTGCCTTTAAAGGGTGACAAATCACCCTCAAAGCGCAGAGCCTGCGTGACAAATTCTCTCCGGACTTACTGAATCACTGGTGTGACAACCTGCCCTGAATACTGGCGCCGTACATGGTGTGACGATCTGCACTCAGCGCGAGGTGTTACCAACGGTGCAAAACCGATCCACCCCAGCGGTTGAAAATTGATCCAGGGGTTAATCTGCTCCTTTGAATACAGGGGAGCTTATGATCACTTTTGAGATTCGTATGGAAATTAAAGTCCTGCACAAGCGGGGAATGAGTATCCGGGCCATTGCCAGGGAACTGGGTATTTCGCGCAATACTGTCCGCAGCCACCTGAAAGCCAAATCTGAAAAGCCGCAGTATTCACCACGCCCGGCATCAACATCACTGCTCGATGAATACCGTGATTACATCTCCAGGCGGATCAGCGATGCGCATCCCTACAAAATCCCGGCGACCGTTATTGCCAGGGAAATCATGGAGCTGGGCTACCGTGGAGGGCTGACTATCCTGAGAGAGTTCATCCGCAAACAGACTTTACCAGCACAGGCAGAACCGGTCGTTCGCTTCGAAACCGAGCCCGGACGGCAGATGCAGATTGACTGGGGGACCCTGCGAAACGGCAAGTCACTCCTGCATGTGTTCGTTGCCGTTCTGGGATACAGCAGAATGCTGTATATCGAGTTCACCGACAACATGCGCGACGACACGCTGGAAGCCTGTCACCGCAATGCGTTCAGCTTCTTCGACGGCGTACCGCAGGAAGTCCTGTACGACAATATGAAAACGGTGGTGCTGCAGCGTGATGCTTACCAGACCGGGCAGCACCGGTTCCATCCTTCCCTGTGGCAGTTCGGTAAAGAGATGGGCTTCTCTCCCCGGCTGTGCCGTCCCTTCAGGGCGCAGACTAAAGGCAAGGTGGAGCGTATGGTGCAGTACACCCGAAACAGCTTCTACATCCCGTTAATGACGCGCCTGCGTCCGATGGGGATCACCGTCGATGTTGAAACCGCAAACCGCTACGGCCTGCGCTGGCTGTACGATGTTACCAACCAACGGAAGCATGAGACTATCCAGCCCCGCCCCTGTGATCGCTGGGTGGAGGAACAGCAATCCATGCTGGCACTGCCTCCGGAGAAAAAACAGTATGACGTGCAGGTTGATGAAAGCCTGATGACCTTCGACAGGCAGCCGTTGCATCATCCACTG from Winslowiella toletana harbors:
- a CDS encoding fimbria/pilus periplasmic chaperone is translated as MAAISMTLLGALVAQQAHAAIALDRTRVIFDGSEKSISLNVSNQNKQLPYLAQGWIEDEQGKKIQSPLTVLPPVQRIEPGKPSQVKIQALPAAKLLPQDRESIYYFNLREIPPKSTKPNTLQIALQTRIKLFYRPPAIAIEKNATPPQEQLTLSKQDNGYLVKNPTPYYVTIVNAGSKKGHDGAKEFKPMMIPPKGTMPLTASAASVGGSPVLTYVNDYGGRPQLSFSCSGSTCTVVPEKKAQ
- a CDS encoding fimbrial protein; protein product: MKGIMRYRRAAFLLCGMLGALPQIATGAGHSASVTVKVTVVAPPPCIINDDRAIEVDFGDVITTRVDGAHYRMPVNYTLSCTGDTANAMKLQVQGNSATFDGTVLLTNKEGLGIELQQGSSKLPVNSWLNFSYPDKPELWAIPVKQAGATLTGGEFTAGATMKVAYQ
- a CDS encoding fimbrial protein, whose translation is MMITKNVLLLCTLMGFAAMAQAKDGEADMTFRGTLIEPPPCTINDGNQVDVDFGERVGINKVNGVNYRQPLNYQIVCEKSAASSLALTLSLSGAQTGFDNEALLSSKENLGIRVYQNDQPFTPGSSLAIDLSSPPRLEAVPVKNAGSTLTEGAFEAWATLRADYQ
- a CDS encoding fimbrial protein; the protein is MPYKPVKLFAQVSALLLAQAFFTLPATAAAGDNVRFHGALVAEPCVIPPGEEEIALDFGTIIDKYLYLNTRTIGQPFTLHLTDCDQSLGQTVKVSFSGTESTALPGLLAIDGSGGASGIAIGLETQQAVPLPLNKASGTYPLRSGDNLIGLKAFVQGEPAAIANQTIGLGAFSAVATFSLEYE
- a CDS encoding type II toxin-antitoxin system prevent-host-death family antitoxin gives rise to the protein MNSFTASEAKVQFGERLSQAMRDHVSITKNCCPKAVMMSWEKNRDRPITSSGSAA
- a CDS encoding autotransporter domain-containing protein, yielding MDLSRDSGRGKSQKLSRYTVRPFNNHGRRLDVAGGVWTDRLDFTQGTLALAGEQVRHAGDVYFSDDWLEKNYRISSVNVADNAALTVKEHATLTGDILMGKNAVLNLWDRATLAGKLVLKEADSFLRADITDRTSIMGATASLLSADVSGAGKVVKTGDGMLTVSGNVSNEQGIEVSEGQLQVTGNITAPVNMGKSTLLSGDGYISNLNLNDTAAIAPGAVSVESGLWSALRVGTLNASEPVSLRINSGFAKNATDRLLIDGDLNTPEGKPLELSVNAVQIWQDSDTNKNGAADNREGVSLVQVGGKSRADSVRLAGRYVARGAWAYGLYAFAPGHASTDERLVKGEGDRYWDYRLQNIMLDADGISTPVDLTPAPEPAPSPEPTPQPEPTPSPEPAPKPIHKAVIPQVPAYISLPAMALNFDRNMATLLTDTAQESRSYFFINGYSGRDDYHSSGEFSNYGYDFKSQYQGWFMGARWQSDSEKSSRFALSTGIHKGNLSLSPRSVEGESHAGFKTRGIVSQLSWQHDNGMVLDITTGYTRFNGNVVTDLRGKTADPQAAIWHVGMEGGKAWDFGTHRITPLAGIDYQHLRINSFTDVDNARVRYRMHNAPAYSAALQHNWQALPGLTLNHEARIRLAPGKAAVTQISGGGDEALFRSGKGGDSLQLKSGVSLRVSDNVSLHTQARYQQRLQREGVSDWNIAGGVKVDF
- a CDS encoding helix-turn-helix transcriptional regulator: MTHTDLILISKDKYLHLGLDQPKNQNHLASVLMNELVSVDEAYLGSKQSSMVYTEERIARQDTVKFSDNIENEQQRQLNKETQLQEDINKYMGLSAKYDVKLTRTENEIMLFILNGDSIPKIASALGCSKKVIYTHKYNIIKKYGFRNFNELHDNILRYEQE